In a genomic window of Helianthus annuus cultivar XRQ/B chromosome 10, HanXRQr2.0-SUNRISE, whole genome shotgun sequence:
- the LOC110885875 gene encoding multiple organellar RNA editing factor 8, chloroplastic/mitochondrial, translated as MATRVLLRSLITTASQTLTPRFYTTTTTSASILRLRPLVAAANSLRHASLVATGIRTFSTRQTTSSLNDSNPNWSNRPPKETILLDGCDFEHWLVVVEKPEGEPTRDEIIDSYINTLAKVVGSYDEARMKIYSVSTRCYYAFGALVSEEDSYKLKELPGVRWVLPDSYLDVKNKDYGGEPFIDGKAVPYDPKYHEEWIRNNARANERNRRNDRPRNFDRSRNFERRRENMQNNRGPPGGSMGGPPNNVGGPTNAGGAPPPGNMGGMQQGGGMGGPPNAGGQSNWGPPRQSYNGGPPNMSGGMPPQNNMGGGMPPQNNMSGGMPPQNNMGGGMPPNAPGYQQQARYGPGPNSGGGPSQSGPGPNSGGGPYQSGPGPNYGGAPHQSGPGPNYGGAPYQSGPGPNSYGPNGGGGNPYQSQDIPGRDMPPPANYSQNYQ; from the exons ATGGCGACTCGAGTTCTCCTTCGCTCGCTCATCACCACCGCCAGTCAAACCCTAACCCCTCGCTtctacaccaccaccaccacctccgcctCCATCCTCCGCCTCCGGCCGCTTGTCGCCGCCGCCAACAGCCTCCGTCACGCCTCACTTGTGGCCACTGGGATCCGTACTTTCTCCACGCGCCAAACCACATCTTCTCTAAACGATTCAAACCCTAACTGGTCTAATCGCCCCCCTAAGGAGACGATCCTGCTTGATGGCTGTGATTTTGAACACtggcttgttgttgttgagaaacCTGAAGGTGAACCTACTAGAGATGAGATTATTGATTCGTATATTAACACGTTAGCGAAGGTTGTTGGAAG CTATGATGAAGCAAGGATGAAAATCTATTCGGTCTCTACTAGATGCTATTATGCTTTTGGAGCCCTTGTCTCTGAAGAAGATTCATACAAGTTAAAAG AGTTACCGGGTGTTCGTTGGGTGCTACCTGATTCTTATTTGGATGTTAAGAACAAGGATTATGGAG GGGAACCGTTTATTGATGGGAAAGCTGTTCCATACGATCCAAAGTACCATGAGGAATGGATCAGAAACAACGCTAGAGCAAACGAGAGAAACAGAAGAAATGACAGGCCTCGCAACTTTGATAGGTCAAGAAACTTTGAGAGGAGAAGAGAAAACATGCAGAACAACCGTGGACCACCCGGTGGTTCAATGGGAGGACCTCCAAACAACGTAGGTGGACCAACCAATGCTGGCGGTGCACCACCGCCTGGTAACATGGGTGGAATGCAACAAGGTGGCGGCATGGGAGGACCACCTAATGCTGGTGGTCAATCTAACTGGGGCCCTCCCCGTCAAAGCTACAACGGGGGCCCACCAAACATGAGCGGAGGGATGCCACCACAAAACAACATGGGCGGTGGTATGCCGCCACAAAACAACATGAGTGGTGGTATGCCGCCACAAAACAACATGGGCGGTGGTATGCCGCCAAATGCTCCCGGTTACCAGCAACAGGCAAGGTATGGACCAGGTCCTAACAGTGGAGGCGGTCCATCTCAGTCTGGACCGGGGCCAAACAGTGGAGGCGGTCCATATCAGTCTGGACCAGGGCCAAACTATGGAGGTGCACCTCATCAGTCTGGACCAGGGCCAAACTATGGGGGTGCACCTTATCAGTCTGGACCGGGACCAAACAGCTATGGACCAAATGGAGGTGGTGGGAACCCTTACCAGAGCCAGGACATACCTGGAAGAGACATGCCCCCTCCAGCAAACTATTCACAGAACTATCAGTGA
- the LOC110882767 gene encoding uncharacterized protein LOC110882767, which produces MVVPNEHVITYKSQPSCRSKLITTIDTHQLANVGSPVTEKGLVIQLLSGLSEAYGVTATILQSQKPFPNFYEARSALVLEETNKANRLSTDSALLTGSGSGANASTQAPSSGSGAIPHSSNNRGSRAWGRGRGCGSGQFQNWSSPPVGAS; this is translated from the exons ATGGTCGTCCCCAACGAACATGTAATTACCTACAAATCTCAACCATCGTGTAGAAGCAAACTTATCACAACAATCGACACCC ATCAATTAGCCAATGTGGGCTCACCGGTAACCGAAAAAGGACTGGTTATTCAACTTCTCAGTGGCCTTAGTGAAGCTTACGGTGTTACTGCCACAATTCTTCAAAGCCAGAAACCTTTCCCCAACTTCTACGAAGCCAGATCTGCTCTTGTGCTTGAAGAAACTAACAAAGCCAACCGCCTTTCTACTGATTCGGCCTTACTAACAGGTTCAGGTTCGGGTGCTAATGCTTCTACTCAAGCACCCTCTTCGGGTTCCGGCGCTATTCCCCACTCCTCCAACAATCGTGGCAGTCGAGCTTGGGGTCGTGGCCGTGGTTGTGGTTCTGGCCAATTTCAAAATTGGTCCTCACCTCCGGTTGGAGCATCATAA